In Bdellovibrionales bacterium CG10_big_fil_rev_8_21_14_0_10_45_34, one genomic interval encodes:
- a CDS encoding adenylosuccinate synthase, with product MPAFAVVGAQWGDEGKGKIVDLFGKDVDFVIRFQGGSNAGHTLVINGVKTVLHLVPSGIFHPHVTCALAPGVVIDIEKLTEELSKIKDAGLVQRPGQFLISDDCTVILPFHKALDQARESDSAGTKIGTTGRGIGPAYEDRASRRCILFRDLFEESVLRSKLEIALKEKNALFETVYKSKTFSVDELIKWAKPFAAALEEFRCQNLSFQLHQAHRKKKHILFEGAQGSLLDVYHGTFPFVTSSSTLAASACTSAGVGPAVITRVVGVTKAYTTRVGEGPFPTELDNELGEHLRSVGGEFGATTGRSRRCGWLDLVALKHAIRINGITNLVLTKLDVLTAMDEIKVCTHYRIDDLEPTAEYPMCSKVLKMAQPVLKSFKGWKEPIDTARSVRDLPREAQEYISFLGVELGTPIDLISVGPGREQNLWIKPLFSE from the coding sequence TTGCCAGCATTTGCAGTAGTTGGAGCACAATGGGGAGATGAGGGAAAAGGCAAAATTGTCGACCTTTTCGGAAAAGACGTCGATTTTGTTATACGGTTTCAAGGCGGATCAAATGCAGGTCACACGCTTGTGATAAATGGTGTAAAAACCGTTTTGCATTTGGTTCCCTCTGGAATCTTTCACCCCCACGTTACATGTGCACTTGCTCCAGGTGTAGTCATCGACATCGAGAAGCTCACTGAGGAACTTTCGAAAATCAAAGATGCTGGGCTGGTACAACGACCTGGTCAGTTCTTAATTTCAGATGACTGCACCGTGATACTTCCTTTTCATAAAGCTCTCGACCAAGCCAGAGAATCAGACTCCGCTGGAACAAAAATTGGAACCACCGGCAGAGGAATTGGCCCTGCATACGAAGATCGCGCTTCAAGGCGATGCATTCTTTTTCGAGATCTTTTTGAAGAGTCTGTGTTACGGAGCAAGCTAGAGATCGCTTTAAAAGAAAAAAATGCCCTTTTTGAGACTGTCTACAAATCAAAGACTTTTAGCGTTGACGAACTCATCAAGTGGGCAAAACCGTTTGCAGCTGCGCTCGAGGAGTTTCGCTGTCAGAACTTATCTTTTCAACTGCACCAAGCCCACCGAAAGAAAAAGCATATTCTTTTTGAAGGTGCTCAAGGCAGTTTGCTCGATGTTTATCATGGCACATTTCCGTTCGTCACAAGCAGCTCAACTTTAGCTGCGTCTGCCTGCACTTCTGCAGGCGTCGGCCCCGCCGTAATCACACGTGTGGTCGGCGTTACGAAGGCTTATACAACGCGAGTCGGAGAGGGGCCTTTCCCGACGGAACTCGACAATGAATTGGGTGAGCATCTCAGAAGTGTTGGTGGCGAGTTTGGCGCCACGACCGGACGATCTCGTCGATGTGGTTGGCTGGATCTGGTGGCACTAAAACATGCCATACGAATTAATGGGATCACCAATCTTGTGCTTACAAAGCTTGATGTACTGACCGCAATGGATGAGATCAAAGTTTGCACTCACTACCGAATTGATGATCTAGAGCCGACGGCAGAATATCCGATGTGTTCAAAGGTTCTTAAGATGGCTCAGCCTGTATTGAAATCGTTTAAAGGATGGAAGGAACCCATTGATACCGCTCGCTCTGTTCGAGACCTACCCCGAGAGGCTCAGGAATATATAAGCTTTCTTGGAGTGGAGCTTGGTACTCCTATAGATTTGATTTCTGTCGGACCTGGCAGAGAGCAAAATCTTTGGATCAAGCCGTTATTTTCAGAATAG
- a CDS encoding phosphoglycerate dehydrogenase, with the protein MVTKQICVGIVGRFEAHALAWLQSHSNFQVQWVKKLKDLKSPELLQGLVVRSDTEINEASLKGFERLQMVVTATSGFDHFDFAFCENRNIACYYTPDANITSTAELTFSHILSVARNIPLALKMGKLPDWSRSELLGFELEGKALSIVGFGRVGSRVARYARAFGMKLYAYDPYIEPELALQQSVELVGFEEAMRVGDIVSFHVPLTKETKHMVNRRTLEWISDDAAIVNCSRGGVINEFDLAEAVKNKNLRTIALDVFENEPLRPASPLLALPSASLTPHMASLTVEAFNKSSMLAAQKLVNFFDDKELSDKLPPLAPWYQS; encoded by the coding sequence ATCGTGACGAAACAAATCTGCGTCGGAATTGTCGGAAGATTTGAAGCCCACGCACTCGCCTGGCTTCAAAGCCATTCGAACTTTCAAGTTCAATGGGTCAAAAAGCTTAAAGACCTCAAGTCGCCGGAGCTTTTGCAAGGTCTTGTCGTGAGATCTGATACAGAGATCAATGAAGCCAGCCTTAAGGGTTTTGAACGTCTGCAAATGGTGGTCACGGCCACTAGTGGATTTGATCATTTCGATTTTGCATTTTGTGAGAATCGAAACATTGCCTGTTACTACACTCCAGATGCCAATATCACCAGTACCGCTGAACTCACTTTTAGCCACATACTCAGTGTTGCAAGAAATATCCCATTGGCCCTCAAGATGGGAAAACTTCCAGACTGGAGCCGCTCGGAACTTTTGGGTTTTGAACTTGAAGGCAAAGCTCTTAGCATCGTGGGCTTCGGGCGAGTTGGCTCTCGAGTGGCAAGATACGCACGAGCTTTTGGAATGAAGTTGTATGCATATGACCCTTACATTGAGCCCGAGTTAGCCCTTCAGCAAAGCGTTGAATTAGTTGGCTTCGAAGAAGCCATGAGAGTTGGCGATATCGTGAGTTTTCATGTTCCACTGACTAAAGAAACGAAACACATGGTCAACCGACGTACGTTAGAGTGGATCTCTGATGATGCAGCCATCGTAAATTGTTCGCGAGGAGGCGTAATCAATGAATTCGACCTGGCGGAAGCAGTCAAAAATAAAAATCTTCGAACCATTGCTCTTGATGTCTTTGAAAACGAACCACTAAGACCGGCGAGCCCTTTACTTGCCCTACCCAGTGCGTCTTTGACCCCACACATGGCCTCTTTGACGGTTGAAGCATTTAACAAGTCCTCAATGCTCGCCGCACAAAAGCTGGTCAATTTTTTTGACGACAAAGAGCTCTCTGATAAACTTCCGCCTCTGGCACCTTGGTACCAGAGCTAG
- a CDS encoding alanine--glyoxylate aminotransferase family protein, which yields MTSLRKQYKTAFMPESSAILFTPGPVQVPFGAKQVLARSFGHHRTASFESTVESVLQNLKPVFQTAGRVFVQATTGSGAMESAIINLLSPGEKVIVVDSGKFGERWAKMADTLGFTVKTIKVPWGQALAPSLLEQELKSHPDCRAVLTQVCETSTATLHPIEELARICHKLTDCLFMVDAITAVGAMNLPMDQWEIDVVVGASQKAFMLPTGLGFVALSERAWQLCKNSQSRRYYFDLLKEEEANQKGQTRFSSPVNLWCGLEWILERMLKFGLTNLFEQVSLYSKAVQLAAEPLGLKIYSQSPSPTVTALSLPDSMTAAEGKLLLKKLASHHHMTLAGGQDHLVGRILRVGHMGALTPNDHLRLVSAVGEELSVAGHDCDIPSALLAARSCLAPLEGKHAFGCES from the coding sequence GTGACTTCACTTAGAAAACAGTATAAAACCGCTTTCATGCCTGAGAGTTCTGCCATTCTATTTACGCCCGGACCGGTGCAAGTGCCCTTCGGAGCCAAACAAGTCCTGGCTCGTTCGTTTGGACACCATCGCACGGCCAGCTTCGAGTCAACTGTAGAATCAGTTCTACAAAATCTTAAACCTGTATTTCAAACAGCCGGCCGCGTGTTTGTTCAAGCCACGACGGGATCAGGTGCGATGGAATCCGCCATCATCAACCTACTGAGTCCCGGTGAAAAAGTAATCGTTGTTGACTCAGGAAAGTTCGGCGAGCGCTGGGCAAAGATGGCGGACACCCTTGGATTCACTGTGAAGACAATAAAGGTGCCGTGGGGCCAAGCCCTTGCCCCCTCTCTTTTAGAGCAGGAGCTTAAGTCTCATCCCGACTGCCGCGCCGTGCTAACTCAGGTCTGCGAAACAAGCACGGCAACTCTTCATCCCATCGAAGAGCTGGCCCGTATTTGTCACAAGCTCACAGACTGTCTTTTTATGGTTGATGCCATTACCGCAGTTGGAGCCATGAATCTTCCGATGGATCAATGGGAGATCGACGTCGTAGTTGGCGCTTCACAGAAAGCCTTCATGCTACCTACTGGGTTAGGATTTGTTGCTTTGTCTGAAAGGGCGTGGCAGCTCTGCAAAAATTCGCAAAGCAGGAGATATTACTTTGATCTTCTCAAAGAAGAAGAAGCTAACCAAAAAGGTCAAACTAGGTTTAGCTCTCCCGTTAATTTATGGTGCGGCCTTGAGTGGATTTTGGAGCGAATGTTGAAGTTCGGACTGACGAATCTTTTCGAACAAGTAAGCCTCTATTCAAAAGCCGTACAATTGGCAGCTGAGCCGTTAGGTCTAAAGATATACTCTCAAAGTCCCAGTCCTACAGTTACGGCACTCAGTCTTCCGGACTCTATGACCGCTGCTGAGGGCAAGTTGCTGTTGAAGAAACTCGCGTCTCACCACCACATGACGTTGGCAGGCGGACAAGATCATCTTGTTGGCAGAATCTTGCGCGTAGGACATATGGGGGCTTTGACTCCTAATGATCATCTTAGACTTGTCAGTGCCGTTGGCGAAGAGCTGTCAGTAGCGGGACATGACTGCGATATTCCTTCGGCCCTGTTAGCGGCCAGGTCTTGCTTGGCGCCGCTTGAGGGTAAACACGCGTTTGGTTGTGAATCGTGA
- the holA gene encoding DNA polymerase III subunit delta yields MRKLGYQDVIKDLATNSLRTFYLISGEEMFLVGRVLEAIEKAADLGAMVDFNRDVIYGSQFDLARFQESLSMLPMMSPRRLVVLRDAHQLKAKVLEELIEPLSDLEDTVTVVLHFSKVDQRTRFYKALAAKAMFIQLGTPYENEMPQWIQWIAKENGVSFDDQSVAYIHQYVGCGLLETESEIKKIAAYISPKNQATYADVRHVISSVRVHTIFAFTQAVGEKDLVASLYCLAQLLQNGESAVGIVAMVARHLRIIEAVADGQRSGLSTAQLASRAGIAPMFLKEYLAQSSAWSKARPKDALEVVLTTDRALKSSPVSSHIWLENMVLKLCGRGLQAPETFGR; encoded by the coding sequence ATGCGAAAACTTGGGTACCAAGATGTAATAAAAGATCTTGCTACAAATAGTCTTCGCACATTTTATCTAATTTCTGGTGAAGAAATGTTTTTGGTCGGCAGAGTGCTTGAGGCCATTGAAAAAGCTGCGGACCTTGGCGCCATGGTAGATTTCAATCGTGATGTTATTTACGGAAGTCAGTTTGATCTGGCGAGATTTCAAGAGTCACTCTCTATGCTCCCGATGATGTCACCTCGGCGTCTTGTGGTTTTGCGTGATGCTCACCAATTAAAGGCAAAAGTTCTTGAAGAACTCATAGAGCCCCTCTCTGACTTAGAAGACACAGTCACGGTTGTGCTGCATTTTTCAAAAGTTGATCAAAGAACACGTTTTTATAAGGCTCTTGCAGCAAAGGCTATGTTCATTCAGTTAGGCACACCTTATGAAAATGAAATGCCTCAATGGATTCAATGGATTGCCAAAGAGAACGGTGTCTCGTTTGACGATCAAAGTGTCGCCTATATTCATCAGTATGTTGGCTGCGGTCTTCTCGAAACTGAAAGCGAAATAAAAAAAATTGCCGCCTATATTTCGCCTAAGAATCAGGCTACCTACGCCGACGTTAGACATGTCATATCTTCTGTAAGGGTTCACACGATTTTTGCATTTACCCAGGCGGTTGGCGAAAAAGATTTGGTGGCCTCACTTTATTGTTTAGCTCAATTGCTACAAAACGGCGAAAGTGCCGTTGGAATTGTGGCCATGGTAGCGCGGCATTTGCGGATCATAGAAGCTGTTGCCGATGGCCAGAGATCTGGACTTTCAACTGCACAATTGGCTTCGCGGGCCGGTATCGCGCCGATGTTTCTGAAGGAGTATTTGGCCCAATCTTCGGCTTGGAGTAAAGCGCGCCCCAAGGATGCCTTGGAGGTCGTTTTAACTACTGATCGAGCTTTAAAGAGCTCGCCGGTTTCTTCGCATATATGGCTAGAAAACATGGTACTGAAACTTTGTGGAAGAGGGCTTCAAGCGCCGGAAACTTTTGGCCGATAA
- a CDS encoding 30S ribosomal protein S20 has product MATHKSAEKRARQAVRRNAVNTRIESTVRTLEKKVREAIKASDKSLAGELLKDFMSKAQKAGNKGVVHYKSVSRKISRLSQQLQSLTK; this is encoded by the coding sequence TTGGCAACTCACAAATCGGCAGAGAAACGCGCCCGCCAGGCAGTACGAAGAAACGCAGTTAACACTCGAATCGAGTCAACCGTGCGAACACTTGAAAAGAAAGTTCGTGAAGCCATTAAGGCTAGTGATAAATCACTCGCGGGTGAACTCCTTAAAGACTTCATGTCTAAGGCGCAAAAAGCCGGCAACAAAGGCGTGGTTCACTACAAGTCTGTCTCGAGAAAGATCTCAAGACTTTCTCAGCAGCTTCAGTCGTTGACTAAGTAA
- the mviN gene encoding murein biosynthesis integral membrane protein MurJ: MQEASGQSAIKKTSVGKAALWMASGTLASRILGLIRDMTMAAAFDRTVTDAWLVAFRLPNLFRRILGEGSLSVTFIPAFIKKMETEGLSQARDFASAMWTLLLCLLIPLCGLGIIYSEQIVGLFTPGEAYQSIPGKVEMTVIFAKIMFSFLVLVSLYAFFMAVLQSLGRFGLAAFAPTLLNICLIASAWVPQNWFTLEGEELAWAVLVGGFLQVALLVPTIVRLGLFPRLVIRFLTPEVKGVLLRMLPSVVGLGIMQMTILVNTRFASRLPEGTNSWIFWADRILEFPLSLFAVSLGSALLPTMSRHWSQGDTAAMSRDGVRFLKSILTISLPIAVFTYFLAPQIVTVLFERGNFSAHDSLMTAQILQIYSVAILAYSVVRVLAPMFYAMENTWFPALVSALSLTVHVVMAPFWIEAFQIQGLVFSTVLSSAMNGILLMLGLRFWIGPIWGRDLILHFIKLIVIGSLVALSCIVIGNIQMFETHYLDMLSQLILSAVVFVAVVYAFGSFIGVGEVVEIKNRILNRFKRT; this comes from the coding sequence ATGCAAGAGGCGAGTGGGCAATCGGCCATCAAGAAGACAAGTGTGGGTAAAGCGGCTCTTTGGATGGCATCCGGCACCCTGGCCAGCCGTATACTTGGACTTATCAGAGATATGACTATGGCGGCAGCTTTTGATCGCACTGTGACAGACGCGTGGCTTGTAGCGTTTCGGCTCCCTAACCTTTTTCGACGAATCCTAGGAGAGGGCTCCCTGAGCGTCACCTTCATACCTGCGTTTATAAAAAAGATGGAGACCGAAGGGCTCTCTCAAGCACGCGATTTTGCCTCTGCCATGTGGACGCTTTTATTATGTCTGCTAATACCACTCTGCGGACTTGGGATCATCTACAGCGAGCAGATTGTCGGCTTATTCACTCCAGGGGAGGCTTACCAATCCATACCTGGAAAGGTAGAGATGACCGTAATCTTTGCCAAAATCATGTTTTCATTTCTTGTACTCGTGAGTCTTTATGCCTTTTTTATGGCCGTTCTGCAGAGTCTTGGCCGGTTCGGTCTGGCGGCATTTGCCCCTACTCTTCTAAATATTTGCCTCATTGCGAGTGCGTGGGTTCCGCAAAACTGGTTTACGCTTGAGGGCGAAGAGCTAGCGTGGGCTGTTCTCGTGGGAGGCTTCCTGCAGGTCGCTTTGCTGGTTCCGACTATAGTCAGGTTGGGTCTGTTTCCGCGATTAGTAATTCGGTTTCTTACGCCAGAGGTAAAAGGTGTACTTTTGCGAATGCTCCCCAGCGTAGTGGGGCTAGGAATCATGCAAATGACCATTTTAGTTAATACTCGATTTGCAAGCCGATTACCAGAAGGCACGAACTCTTGGATATTCTGGGCGGATCGTATTTTGGAGTTTCCGCTTTCACTTTTTGCTGTGAGCCTCGGGAGTGCTCTACTGCCAACGATGAGTCGTCACTGGAGCCAAGGTGACACAGCGGCCATGTCGAGGGATGGAGTTCGTTTTTTAAAATCTATTTTAACGATCTCACTTCCCATTGCAGTGTTCACTTATTTTTTAGCGCCGCAAATTGTGACTGTGCTCTTTGAAAGAGGAAACTTCTCTGCGCATGACTCTTTAATGACTGCTCAGATTTTGCAAATCTATTCCGTAGCTATTTTAGCATACAGTGTAGTTCGAGTGCTGGCACCTATGTTTTACGCAATGGAAAACACATGGTTTCCGGCTCTTGTTTCGGCCCTTTCTCTCACCGTGCACGTTGTGATGGCTCCTTTCTGGATTGAAGCTTTTCAGATTCAAGGGTTGGTGTTTTCGACAGTGCTTAGTAGCGCGATGAATGGAATACTTTTAATGCTTGGCCTTCGTTTTTGGATCGGACCGATTTGGGGGCGCGATCTAATACTTCATTTTATTAAGTTGATCGTTATAGGGTCTTTAGTGGCACTCAGTTGTATCGTTATCGGAAACATACAAATGTTTGAGACACATTATTTAGACATGCTGTCGCAACTAATTTTATCGGCCGTAGTATTTGTGGCAGTTGTATATGCTTTTGGTAGCTTCATTGGTGTGGGTGAAGTTGTTGAGATAAAAAACAGAATACTCAACCGATTCAAGCGCACCTAG
- a CDS encoding nucleoside triphosphate pyrophosphohydrolase: MSYTVPDIGPVNQLLSTMSQLLGPNGCPWDQKQTHKSLVPYLIEETHELIEAIENLHETDGTSESGNQEFIKELGDVLLQVVFHCEIARLNNQFDFGEVAKQLNEKLVSRHPHVFATKQTLNDVELRAQWEEIKAKESRDDSARSQQKQLLDSLRRIPKGLPALQVAQKIGEKSRLVNFDWSSSDAVVEKVKEELREVEEALFETRERQAEEIGDLLFCVSQLARHLEIDAETSLRNANRKFLKRFAKMDEICSEEKLDFKTLDNAKKEELWDKAKKLLRTGEVASSESTHSLQK, encoded by the coding sequence TTGTCTTACACAGTCCCCGATATAGGCCCGGTTAATCAACTTTTGTCTACCATGTCACAATTACTTGGCCCAAATGGATGCCCTTGGGATCAAAAACAGACCCACAAAAGCCTAGTCCCGTACCTGATAGAAGAGACCCACGAGTTGATCGAGGCTATTGAAAATCTTCACGAAACTGATGGCACTAGCGAATCCGGGAATCAAGAGTTTATCAAGGAACTCGGTGATGTGCTTTTGCAAGTTGTTTTTCATTGCGAAATAGCCCGCCTAAACAATCAATTTGATTTCGGCGAGGTAGCTAAACAGCTGAACGAAAAATTAGTAAGTAGGCATCCTCACGTTTTTGCCACCAAGCAAACTCTTAATGACGTGGAGCTTCGCGCTCAATGGGAAGAAATCAAAGCTAAAGAATCGCGCGACGACAGCGCTCGGTCTCAACAGAAACAGCTTTTGGATTCCCTTCGCAGAATTCCTAAAGGCCTTCCAGCACTTCAGGTCGCACAAAAGATTGGCGAAAAATCTCGGCTTGTAAATTTTGATTGGAGTAGCTCAGACGCAGTCGTCGAAAAAGTGAAAGAAGAGTTAAGGGAAGTAGAAGAGGCCCTGTTTGAAACCCGCGAGCGACAGGCGGAAGAAATAGGCGATTTGCTGTTTTGCGTTTCTCAGCTCGCCAGGCATCTCGAAATAGACGCCGAAACTAGCTTAAGAAACGCCAATCGAAAATTTTTAAAGAGATTCGCAAAAATGGATGAGATCTGTTCAGAGGAAAAACTCGATTTTAAAACTTTGGACAATGCTAAAAAAGAAGAGCTTTGGGACAAAGCAAAAAAACTCCTGCGCACCGGCGAGGTTGCTTCATCTGAATCCACGCATTCTTTGCAAAAATAA
- a CDS encoding HD family phosphohydrolase gives MGDSSKLGKYESPKSPWRRGGVVYRFKKFLSWIDSLGLEKSFVGRGLLKLEDRFKIRRIVLLFVYGLVLAFISNLDLDFFYTGYSEGDIAATDIKSPIGLDYIDYAQTENKRLEQERAVPPVMDFDRELYEGLINGIYAGFREMRKLIRQEGIPAKGIGRDEKIKEFIQHRSRFDTLLGAGSIQNRDFEWLVEKNFSVAIENFILRVLEARAGLYLTSDLAALNAMTDEKIVLRVVRQGGGGNELPVRITELSDVSEARKLNEKNAGRADRLGADAKLHLQRIVDALVIANVTLNRQETLDRKQKARDSVRPLKTSIAKNQTILTSGSVVQPSHIEILNEIERKQKEKVDDFNSLVLSLIFVVVVLVFASYLRRFTLNKVKIPNKDLTAMGVATLAVLIASKISYFLVNESLGERFSGLIPQMAYIYLLPFAAAPMLVGLIISFGEVVWLFTLFASIVFGLSFDGDATILLVTAVGGIAAARGVYGCKKRNDIYFAGLRTGVVNASVITLLMLLTSSTSEWGRDILWCALAGLISGVFSSFVAMTLVPLFESLFNYTTDVKLLELGNLDHPLMKEMLVKAPGTYHHSLVVGSMVEAAAERIGANPLLAKVASYYHDIGKLKHPQYFIENQRPGHNPHDHLSPHMSKTVLIAHVKDGVEMAKRYKLGKPIVDVILQHHGTTLISYFYNRALERAEVSLSDPDEGDFRYPGPKPQFREAALCMLADSIEAAARSLDEPTPVRLRNIVKNIINRKFLDGQLDECNLTLRDLSSIESAFTKVILGIYHQRIDYPKHAGGGASEPSPTRPKIVSVRNH, from the coding sequence ATGGGCGATAGTTCAAAGCTCGGAAAATATGAAAGTCCTAAGTCACCATGGCGCCGTGGTGGGGTGGTGTACAGGTTTAAAAAGTTCCTCAGTTGGATAGACAGCCTGGGGCTTGAGAAGAGCTTCGTAGGCAGAGGATTACTTAAACTAGAGGACAGATTCAAAATTCGCCGGATAGTCTTATTATTCGTGTACGGCCTTGTGCTCGCATTTATATCTAATCTCGACCTCGATTTTTTCTATACCGGATATTCCGAAGGCGATATTGCAGCCACAGATATAAAATCTCCGATAGGGCTAGATTACATTGACTACGCACAGACCGAGAACAAGCGGCTCGAGCAGGAGCGAGCCGTACCGCCAGTTATGGACTTTGATCGAGAGCTCTATGAAGGCCTCATCAACGGAATTTACGCTGGCTTTCGCGAAATGCGAAAGCTTATCCGCCAAGAAGGGATTCCGGCTAAAGGAATAGGACGCGACGAAAAGATCAAAGAATTCATTCAGCATCGAAGTCGTTTCGACACTTTGTTAGGTGCGGGATCGATTCAAAACCGAGATTTTGAATGGTTGGTCGAGAAGAATTTTAGCGTCGCGATTGAAAACTTTATTTTAAGAGTCCTAGAGGCCCGAGCCGGGTTGTACCTTACAAGCGATCTTGCCGCCTTAAATGCTATGACTGACGAGAAAATCGTCTTGCGTGTTGTTCGCCAGGGTGGAGGGGGCAATGAGTTACCAGTAAGAATAACAGAGCTTTCCGATGTTTCCGAAGCAAGAAAGCTTAACGAAAAAAATGCAGGCCGAGCTGATAGACTTGGAGCAGATGCAAAGCTTCACCTTCAAAGGATTGTCGATGCTCTTGTTATTGCAAATGTCACACTGAATCGACAAGAGACATTAGATAGGAAGCAAAAAGCAAGGGATTCGGTGAGGCCGCTTAAGACGAGTATTGCTAAAAATCAGACAATTCTCACATCTGGGTCTGTTGTACAACCATCGCACATAGAAATTCTCAACGAAATAGAGCGTAAGCAAAAAGAAAAGGTAGATGACTTTAACTCATTGGTTCTTTCTCTGATCTTTGTAGTTGTCGTGTTGGTTTTTGCATCGTATTTGCGACGGTTTACACTCAACAAAGTCAAAATTCCGAACAAAGATTTAACAGCGATGGGGGTTGCCACATTGGCGGTTCTTATTGCCTCGAAGATTTCCTATTTTCTAGTCAATGAGTCTCTTGGAGAAAGGTTCTCAGGGCTAATACCCCAAATGGCTTACATTTATCTGCTTCCGTTTGCAGCAGCGCCAATGCTGGTTGGGCTGATCATTTCCTTTGGCGAAGTCGTATGGTTGTTCACATTGTTTGCGTCTATTGTCTTTGGCCTCTCGTTTGATGGTGATGCCACGATTCTTCTCGTTACGGCAGTGGGTGGTATTGCCGCAGCTCGAGGCGTATATGGGTGTAAAAAGAGAAACGATATCTATTTTGCCGGATTGAGGACTGGAGTTGTAAACGCTTCGGTCATAACATTGTTAATGCTTCTTACGTCGAGTACATCCGAGTGGGGCCGAGATATCCTTTGGTGCGCACTTGCTGGTTTAATATCGGGTGTATTTAGTTCCTTTGTTGCCATGACTTTGGTGCCTTTGTTCGAGAGCTTGTTCAATTACACGACGGATGTGAAGCTACTTGAGTTAGGCAATTTAGATCATCCCCTGATGAAAGAGATGTTAGTTAAAGCGCCTGGGACCTACCACCATTCACTTGTCGTTGGCAGCATGGTTGAAGCAGCAGCTGAGCGTATCGGAGCTAATCCTTTGCTGGCGAAAGTGGCCAGCTACTACCACGATATTGGTAAGCTTAAGCATCCTCAGTACTTTATTGAGAATCAGAGGCCGGGGCATAACCCGCACGATCATTTGTCTCCTCATATGAGTAAGACTGTCTTAATAGCTCACGTAAAAGATGGTGTCGAAATGGCGAAACGCTACAAGCTGGGTAAGCCTATTGTCGATGTCATACTTCAACACCATGGTACGACGCTCATTTCCTATTTTTACAATCGAGCGCTTGAAAGAGCCGAAGTGAGTCTTTCAGATCCAGATGAAGGCGATTTTAGGTATCCGGGGCCTAAGCCTCAGTTTCGAGAGGCAGCACTTTGTATGTTGGCTGATAGCATAGAGGCGGCCGCACGATCTTTAGATGAGCCAACGCCGGTTAGGCTTCGCAATATAGTGAAGAATATAATTAACAGAAAATTTTTAGACGGTCAGCTCGATGAATGTAATCTCACATTGAGAGACCTTTCTTCAATTGAATCAGCCTTTACCAAAGTAATTTTGGGAATCTATCACCAGCGCATTGATTATCCGAAACATGCTGGAGGCGGTGCATCTGAACCGTCACCTACGAGACCAAAGATTGTTTCCGTTCGCAATCATTGA
- the ybeY gene encoding rRNA maturation RNase YbeY, whose product MKLEIFKNTRANISLKFIETKLKEVEKSLRKVCGYKSHEVLRVVFIDAAQMKKLNHQYRSKNKVTDVLSFQGVEDGVFGELVFCMPVLREQAKQNSWPVSTEFLYLTIHGLLHLHGMDHERSVVEAEKMFSIQDRIFSQITGIPLKGT is encoded by the coding sequence ATGAAGTTAGAAATCTTTAAAAACACGCGCGCAAATATTTCTTTAAAATTTATAGAAACCAAACTGAAAGAAGTAGAGAAGAGTTTACGAAAAGTATGTGGCTACAAAAGTCACGAAGTTCTGAGAGTCGTCTTTATTGATGCCGCGCAGATGAAAAAACTTAATCATCAGTATCGATCCAAAAATAAGGTGACGGATGTTTTAAGCTTTCAAGGGGTTGAAGATGGAGTCTTCGGAGAGCTCGTTTTCTGTATGCCCGTTCTTAGGGAGCAAGCAAAGCAGAATAGCTGGCCTGTTTCTACCGAATTCCTCTATTTAACGATTCACGGCCTTTTGCATTTGCATGGCATGGATCACGAACGCTCAGTAGTAGAAGCCGAAAAAATGTTCAGCATCCAAGATCGAATATTTTCTCAAATCACAGGGATTCCCTTAAAAGGCACCTAA